Proteins found in one Pseudomonadota bacterium genomic segment:
- a CDS encoding inorganic phosphate transporter: protein HLVDNQAIILTALVGAVTWNLLTWWWGLPSSSSHALVGGLVGSALIFRGFDAVMWHDGVWQKVLLPGLVSPCLGLVGGFLVMAGIMWAFRRARPHDMTVGFKYGQLFSASALSLAHGTNDAQKVMGIITLALVAGHVQHDFAIPMWVKFACALMMALGTAAGGWRIIKTLGSNLAKLTPVHGFAAQMTASGILFSTAWLGMPVSTTHVISASIMGVGATRRLTAVRWTVAGRILGAWFVTVPAAASVSAIMVLALRPFIPELQ from the coding sequence CCCACCTGGTTGACAACCAGGCCATCATCCTCACGGCCCTGGTGGGGGCCGTCACCTGGAACCTGCTCACCTGGTGGTGGGGGCTGCCGTCGTCGTCTTCCCACGCACTGGTGGGGGGGCTCGTGGGGTCTGCGCTCATCTTTCGCGGATTCGATGCCGTGATGTGGCACGATGGCGTATGGCAGAAGGTGCTGCTGCCAGGGTTGGTGAGCCCATGCCTCGGCCTGGTCGGAGGCTTTCTGGTGATGGCCGGCATCATGTGGGCCTTTCGGCGGGCTCGCCCGCACGACATGACCGTGGGCTTCAAGTATGGACAGCTCTTCTCGGCGTCTGCCCTCTCGCTGGCCCACGGCACCAACGACGCTCAGAAGGTCATGGGCATCATCACCCTCGCCCTCGTTGCGGGACACGTACAGCACGACTTCGCCATTCCCATGTGGGTGAAGTTCGCCTGTGCCCTCATGATGGCGCTGGGAACGGCTGCAGGGGGCTGGCGCATCATCAAGACCCTGGGCAGCAACCTCGCCAAGCTGACGCCCGTGCACGGCTTCGCAGCGCAGATGACCGCTTCTGGCATTCTCTTCTCCACCGCGTGGCTGGGCATGCCGGTCTCCACAACGCACGTCATCTCCGCCTCCATCATGGGAGTGGGCGCCACGCGCCGCCTTACCGCAGTGCGCTGGACGGTTGCGGGACGCATCCTCGGCGCGTGGTTCGTCACTGTACCCGCCGCCGCGAGTGTCTCCGCGATCATGGTGCTCGCGCTCAGACCCTTCATCCCCGAGCTCCAGTGA